A stretch of the Persephonella sp. genome encodes the following:
- the bamD gene encoding outer membrane protein assembly factor BamD yields MKKIFTAICAAGLLFSCAEKHITKEQVLPKGIQLYKEGKYDDAKDYLKEAIYKAENMTTTDIMQARYMLANIYYREENYIDAIVEFEEFLSLFPTAPQVPEVLYKLAVSYLKISPSPDRDLTYVRKALDKAEELKDEYPNSPYAKKADEIIKKAKKMEATHLIDIADLYEHLGKYYSAAVYYNMAYDDYTDFIDKEYVIYKIGYNLLNVDKQYEEEIQEYKQKIKELEEKIQQEKDIEKKNVLINRKELLQKHVDKLEDRIQKSKKRGITVLKHMLKEFPNTKYKDGIKDLLKNVKEG; encoded by the coding sequence ATGAAAAAGATTTTTACTGCAATATGCGCTGCAGGATTATTGTTTTCCTGTGCAGAAAAACATATAACCAAAGAACAGGTTCTTCCAAAAGGAATTCAGCTTTATAAAGAAGGCAAATACGATGATGCAAAAGATTACTTAAAGGAAGCTATCTATAAAGCTGAAAATATGACCACAACAGATATAATGCAGGCAAGATATATGCTTGCCAATATATATTACAGAGAAGAAAACTATATAGATGCCATTGTGGAATTTGAGGAGTTTTTATCCCTCTTCCCAACTGCACCTCAGGTTCCGGAAGTTCTTTATAAGCTGGCTGTTTCCTATTTAAAAATATCTCCTTCACCTGATAGAGATTTAACATATGTAAGAAAAGCCTTAGATAAAGCTGAAGAGTTAAAAGATGAATATCCAAATAGTCCTTATGCTAAAAAAGCAGATGAAATCATTAAAAAAGCCAAAAAGATGGAAGCAACCCATCTTATTGATATAGCAGATTTATATGAACATCTTGGAAAGTATTATTCTGCTGCGGTTTATTACAACATGGCCTATGATGATTACACAGATTTTATAGACAAAGAATATGTTATTTATAAAATCGGATATAACCTTCTAAATGTTGACAAACAGTATGAAGAAGAAATTCAGGAGTATAAACAAAAAATAAAAGAGCTTGAGGAAAAAATACAGCAAGAAAAAGATATTGAAAAGAAAAATGTCTTAATCAATAGAAAAGAACTTCTACAAAAACATGTTGATAAATTGGAAGATAGAATTCAAAAAAGCAAAAAAAGAGGCATTACTGTTCTAAAACATATGCTAAAAGAATTTCCCAATACAAAATATAAAGATGGTATAAAAGATTTATTAAAAAACGTTAAGGAGGGATAA
- the rsfS gene encoding ribosome silencing factor, with the protein MQAAEEKKGKDIVALEIGKVSPIADYMVIISGDVPVHTKAICDEITHRLKEKGIIPSHIEGYTEGRWIAIDYGDIMVNIFIPELREYYNLEWLWSDAPVVYSNKEEEK; encoded by the coding sequence ATACAGGCAGCCGAAGAGAAAAAAGGAAAAGATATTGTTGCTCTTGAGATAGGGAAGGTGTCCCCAATAGCAGATTATATGGTGATAATATCAGGGGACGTGCCTGTTCATACCAAGGCTATATGTGACGAGATTACACACAGACTAAAAGAAAAAGGAATTATTCCTTCCCATATTGAAGGCTACACAGAGGGCAGATGGATAGCCATAGATTATGGTGATATTATGGTAAATATCTTTATTCCGGAGCTTAGGGAATATTACAACCTTGAATGGCTATGGTCTGATGCTCCTGTGGTT